One Fusobacterium ulcerans DNA segment encodes these proteins:
- a CDS encoding Cof-type HAD-IIB family hydrolase: MKLVVSDLDGTLLNMQSQITDYTKAAVKKLVSNGVEFAIATGRGRASAVKLKKDIGLDIYLICNNGANIYDKEEKSIFEKIIDKKTSHEIIRLLRERKVAYNGFIDDDFYRDEYDKNDYSRRLDFVEHVLGDIEECPALHKIIIVEDADIILKINKELREKFSDVVEITISDPECIDIVPKECSKGNALKVIAQQLGIEMNKIMAFGDGENDLDMLRKVGHPVVMENAQEIVKKEINNTAPKNIENGVALYLEKYFKL, translated from the coding sequence ATGAAATTAGTTGTATCAGATCTAGACGGAACTCTCTTGAATATGCAAAGTCAGATCACAGATTATACAAAAGCAGCTGTAAAAAAACTTGTTAGTAATGGTGTTGAGTTTGCTATAGCTACTGGAAGAGGAAGAGCCTCTGCTGTAAAATTGAAAAAAGATATAGGGCTGGACATATACCTTATTTGTAATAATGGAGCTAATATATATGACAAGGAAGAAAAAAGTATATTTGAAAAAATTATTGATAAAAAAACATCCCATGAAATTATAAGACTTTTAAGAGAAAGAAAAGTAGCATATAATGGATTTATTGATGATGATTTTTATAGAGATGAATATGATAAAAATGATTACAGCAGAAGACTTGATTTTGTAGAGCACGTTCTTGGAGATATTGAAGAATGCCCTGCTCTTCATAAAATAATAATAGTAGAAGATGCTGATATTATTCTCAAAATAAATAAAGAGCTGAGAGAAAAATTTTCTGATGTAGTAGAAATAACTATTTCCGATCCTGAATGTATTGATATAGTTCCTAAGGAATGCAGTAAAGGAAATGCACTTAAAGTTATAGCCCAACAGCTTGGAATAGAAATGAATAAAATTATGGCTTTTGGTGATGGAGAAAATGACCTCGACATGCTTAGAAAAGTAGGACATCCAGTAGTTATGGAGAATGCTCAGGAAATAGTGAAAAAAGAAATAAATAATACTGCACCTAAAAATATTGAAAATGGTGTAGCCTTATATTTAGAAAAATATTTTAAACTTTAA
- a CDS encoding sensor histidine kinase, whose product MKIKINFFQKIFIFSVFIVIFTVLTGYILNIFFLDDFYVYRKKEKMMEAVEISKSLLNNEEVFKEYVEDLRDKEGIDISVFKKNGMHKMRGRREDMHNNDAPPTGFSVTSISKTNIKLLIYNEVLPDGRILALRTSLSVMSAHKHEMYVFNFITTVTSVLLSMLIGRVFSKQITKNIKKLNRVAGKISILDFSEKADVDSGDEIEELSQSIDKMSANLSLSIENLKAFASNASHELRTPITVISTYAQALINGIVKTDQEKSQYYKAIAKESMDMNELVGNLLTISRLSSPGIKLEMNETNILNILKQSIEKYEMLELEKDIEWDIKLKEQKIFCDIKIFKIALDNIVQNALKYSKENDIISIYETDGKICIENSVDGEGTGEISKLWEPFSRGDNANELSIDGNGLGLSIVKKIMELNKINCGIDLKDKKFTFWFDILRS is encoded by the coding sequence ATGAAAATAAAAATTAATTTTTTCCAGAAAATTTTTATCTTTTCAGTCTTTATAGTTATCTTTACTGTTTTAACTGGATATATCCTCAATATATTTTTTCTTGATGATTTCTATGTATATAGAAAAAAAGAAAAAATGATGGAAGCTGTTGAGATTTCCAAATCGCTTCTAAATAATGAGGAAGTTTTTAAAGAATATGTAGAAGACCTAAGGGACAAAGAAGGAATAGATATAAGCGTATTTAAAAAAAATGGCATGCATAAAATGAGAGGAAGAAGAGAGGATATGCACAACAATGATGCTCCTCCTACAGGTTTCAGCGTTACAAGTATTTCAAAAACAAATATAAAACTTCTCATATATAATGAAGTACTCCCTGATGGACGTATTCTTGCTTTAAGAACCTCTCTATCTGTTATGAGTGCACATAAACATGAAATGTATGTATTTAATTTTATTACAACTGTAACATCGGTACTTTTAAGTATGCTAATAGGAAGAGTTTTCTCTAAACAGATAACTAAAAATATAAAAAAACTAAATAGAGTAGCAGGTAAAATATCTATACTGGATTTCTCTGAAAAAGCTGATGTTGATAGTGGAGATGAAATAGAAGAGCTAAGTCAGAGTATTGATAAAATGTCTGCTAATCTCTCTCTTTCTATTGAGAATCTAAAAGCTTTTGCTTCAAATGCTTCTCATGAGTTGAGAACCCCTATTACAGTTATAAGTACTTATGCTCAGGCTCTTATTAACGGAATAGTTAAAACTGATCAGGAGAAATCTCAATATTATAAAGCAATAGCAAAAGAAAGTATGGATATGAATGAACTAGTTGGAAATCTTCTTACTATTTCAAGACTTTCTTCCCCTGGAATAAAACTAGAAATGAACGAAACTAATATTTTAAATATTTTAAAACAAAGTATAGAAAAATACGAAATGCTGGAACTTGAAAAAGATATTGAATGGGATATAAAACTCAAAGAACAGAAAATCTTCTGTGATATAAAGATATTTAAAATAGCTTTGGATAATATTGTTCAAAATGCTTTAAAATATTCTAAAGAAAATGATATTATCTCAATCTATGAAACTGATGGAAAAATCTGCATTGAAAATAGTGTTGATGGAGAAGGAACTGGAGAAATATCTAAATTATGGGAACCTTTTTCTCGTGGAGATAATGCAAATGAGTTAAGCATTGACGGAAATGGACTGGGACTTTCAATAGTAAAAAAAATTATGGAATTAAATAAAATTAATTGCGGCATCGATTTAAAGGATAAAAAATTTACTTTTTGGTTTGACATACTGAGGTCATAA
- a CDS encoding DUF554 domain-containing protein: MLGNIVNTAAVILGSLLGMWLKKGIPDRIKDIIMTSMGLSILALGVKDGINFDNGMLIILFMVIGGIIGELLRIDERLTMLGVYLEKRFSKNDGNDIVKGFVTTSIMFNVGAMAIVGSIKSGLSGNNEILFIKALLDGVASLIFSSKYGIGVLFSAATVFIYQGSIFLFAFFIKSGLDDIVINQISVVGGLMMIGLGINLLFNKNIKIGNLMPALFIPIIYKVIVSFF, translated from the coding sequence ATGCTGGGAAATATTGTAAACACAGCTGCTGTAATTCTTGGAAGCCTGCTTGGTATGTGGCTGAAAAAAGGGATTCCTGACAGAATAAAAGATATAATAATGACTTCTATGGGACTTTCTATTTTAGCTTTAGGAGTTAAAGATGGAATAAATTTTGACAATGGTATGCTCATAATACTTTTTATGGTCATAGGTGGAATTATTGGAGAACTTTTGAGAATAGATGAAAGGCTTACTATGCTGGGAGTTTATCTAGAAAAAAGATTTTCTAAAAATGATGGAAATGATATAGTCAAAGGTTTTGTTACTACAAGTATCATGTTTAATGTAGGAGCAATGGCTATTGTTGGTTCTATTAAAAGCGGACTTTCTGGCAACAATGAAATCCTCTTTATAAAAGCACTTCTGGATGGAGTTGCTTCTCTCATTTTTTCATCAAAATATGGAATAGGAGTTTTATTTTCAGCAGCTACAGTATTTATATATCAAGGATCTATATTCCTTTTTGCCTTCTTCATTAAAAGTGGATTAGATGATATTGTTATCAATCAGATATCTGTTGTTGGTGGTCTTATGATGATAGGATTAGGGATAAATCTTTTATTCAACAAAAATATAAAAATAGGAAATCTTATGCCAGCATTATTCATTCCTATTATATATAAAGTTATTGTATCATTTTTTTAG
- a CDS encoding response regulator transcription factor, with the protein MTKKILIVEDEKNLIKVIEDTLLEESFLTYKALDGETALEMFYEHNPDLILLDINLPKMNGWEVCQNIRKESNIPIIMMTARDSEIDELKGLSIGADDYITKPFSLKVLNIKIKKMLKIDENSSYKFNNLSFDFRSGELIVNSESIELTRREIQFLEYLIKNKGIIFSRDVLLNEVWGFDFEGDDRVVDTLVKRLRKKLGDYSDMIKTVRGMGYIFDENKN; encoded by the coding sequence ATGACAAAAAAAATATTAATAGTAGAAGATGAAAAAAATTTAATAAAAGTAATAGAAGATACTCTATTAGAAGAGTCTTTTCTTACTTATAAGGCATTGGATGGAGAAACTGCTCTGGAAATGTTTTATGAACATAATCCTGATCTTATACTTCTTGATATAAACCTTCCAAAAATGAATGGATGGGAAGTATGTCAAAATATAAGGAAAGAATCTAATATTCCTATAATAATGATGACTGCCAGAGATTCAGAAATTGATGAATTAAAAGGATTAAGTATTGGAGCTGATGATTATATAACAAAGCCTTTCAGTTTGAAGGTTTTAAATATAAAAATCAAAAAAATGCTTAAAATAGATGAAAATAGTTCTTATAAATTTAATAATCTCTCTTTTGATTTCAGAAGTGGAGAACTTATAGTGAACAGCGAAAGTATTGAACTCACAAGAAGAGAGATTCAATTTTTAGAATACCTTATAAAAAATAAGGGGATAATCTTCTCAAGGGATGTACTTTTAAATGAAGTATGGGGTTTTGACTTTGAAGGCGACGACAGAGTTGTAGACACTTTGGTAAAAAGGCTTAGAAAGAAGCTTGGTGACTATAGTGATATGATAAAAACTGTAAGAGGAATGGGGTACATATTTGATGAAAATAAAAATTAA